One region of Malania oleifera isolate guangnan ecotype guangnan chromosome 6, ASM2987363v1, whole genome shotgun sequence genomic DNA includes:
- the LOC131158242 gene encoding uncharacterized protein LOC131158242 → MSPATSTGPATAASASASGGANYIEHPVSNMDTLAGVAIKYGVEVADIKRMNGLATDLQMFALKSLQIPLPGRHLPSPSLSDGSVSLGGCSTGKLPPRTSRSNVVDLFQSSRSKSPKGKVSPAMSTLQNYYGLETPKKNGVPEGTEMAVYRLETSHFSDDGLLPKPSPISYPLLPRPHNYGNKTNGILLENGAVAENLPIAEAGDGEGERSNEKSIRRRQKAEADSLAGTPERLLKVENGGVRSGFSAITGKGLALRPKLASRAASVADIEAGSLILADMGASTMANGHDGVRKSSSTSSLQEQDPNSSSSVWPTSKWNLKPDLQALSSAAIIFDGLPKPGRWNKAARD, encoded by the exons ATGTCTCCGGCTACCAGTACAGGTCCAGCTACTGCTGCTTCTGCTTCTGCTTCTGGAGGTGCTAATTACATTGAACATCCAGTCTCCAACATGGACACTCTAGCTGGTGTGGCCATCAAGTACGGTGTTGAG GTGGCTGACATTAAAAGGATGAATGGCTTGGCCACAGATCTTCAAATGTTTGCGTTGAAGTCATTGCAGATACCATTGCCAGGAAGGCATCTGCCATCCCCCAGTTTGTCTGATGGCTCTGTTTCTTTAGG GGGATGCAGCACTGGAAAACTGCCACCTCGCACAAGCCGCTCCAATGTGGTTGATTTATTTCAGTCGTCGAGGTCAAAGTCACCCAAAGGGAAGGTTTCTCCGGCCATGAGCACATTGCAGAATTATTATGGTCTTGAAACCCCGAAAAAGAACGGTGTGCCTGAAGGCACAGAGATGGCAGTTTACAGGTTGGAGACTTCACATTTCTCTGATGATGGATTGCTACCCAAACCTTCGCCCATTTCTTACCCACTTCTACCCCGCCCTCACAATTATGGGAACAAAACTAATGGTATATTGCTGGAGAACGGTGCAGTGGCTGAGAATTTGCCTATTGCAGAAGCTGGAGATGGAGAGGGTGAAAGATCCAACGAGAAGTCCATCCGTAGACGGCAGAAAGCCGAAGCTGATTCTCTGGCAGGCACACCAGAAAGACTGTTGAAAGTAGAGAATGGTGGGGTGCGTAGTGGTTTTTCAGCAATAACTGGAAAGGGTTTGGCCTTAAGACCGAAATTGGCCAGCCGAGCAGCATCGGTTGCTGACATTGAGGCGGGAAGTTTGATTTTGGCAGACATGGGAGCTTCTACAATGGCCAATGGACATGATGGGGTACGCAAATCATCAAGCACGTCAAGCCTGCAAGAGCAGGATCCCAATAGTTCATCTTCTGTTTGGCCAACGTCCAAATGGAACTTGAAACCAGACCTGCAAGCGCTTTCCAGTGCAGCCATAATCTTTGATGGGTTGCCAAAGCCTGGTCGCTGGAATAAAGCTGCTCGTGATTAG